Genomic segment of Helicobacter enhydrae:
TCAAAGAAAAAACCAAAGATGAGAAACAAAAAGCCATCGAGCAAATCAAATCAATGTTTGCCCCAAATGTGGATTCTGTAGATTTTGGGGCTTCTTGCAATCGCGTTTTTGATTTTGTGCAAGAGCTTAGGGAGATATTGAGGACACACATCACAACCAAACCCGAGCTTTTTGCCCTCATCGATAGAATCAATGCAAAATGCTTCGCCAAAAGTGCCAGTGATCCTTTTGTGGGGATTTTGCTTGAGGGGAGCGTGTATCAGATGTTGCAGAATCTAATGATGTGCGTGTTGCATTATCCGCATTTGGATATTTCCAAACTTTATGTGCGATGTGTGGATGAGGTGTTGATCGCACTTGACAAAATGGCAATGCGATTGAAGATGATGCTTTGAGAAAATGTGAGTTTGAGTTAAAATGATGTTTTGAAACGCAAATCCTTGAGGGGTAGTGATGTTAAAGAAAATCAAAGATTTTAATGAGCTTGTTGCATTTGAGCATACGATTTTTTCTGTACCTTTTATGTTGGTAGCCCTTGTGTGTGCCTCCTTGCAAAAGAATCAATCGATGTGGATGGGTGCAGATGTTTTGATTTTGTGTGCTTTGGCATTGGTTTTTGCACGCAATTTTGCGATGGCTTTCAATCGCTATGTAGATCGCGATATTGATGCACTCAATGAACGCACTCAAGGACGCCCAAGCGTTGATGGGCGTGTGAGTGAAAAACAAATGCTAATCCTTATAGTTTGCAATGCTGCGGGGTTTATTTTGGTAAGTTTTTTTATCAATCAGTTGGCTTTTTTGCTTTCTATTCCTTTTTTGTTTATTTTAGGAACTTACTCTTTCATGAAGCGTTTTTCTTACCTTGCACATTTAATGTTAGGTTTAAGTTTGGGTCTTGCACCAACTGCTGGAAGTATCGCTATATTGGGGGATACCATTGTGGTGTATCGCACTCTCAATAGGCGTATTGTTTTGGGTGGCTGGTTTTGATTTGCTGTATTCTTTACAGGATATTAAATTTGATCAAAAGCATAGACTTCATTCGATTCCAGCAATTTTTGGTGAGGGCAAAACGCTGAAAATTTCAAGAGTGTTTCATAGCTTGACTATTTTGTTTTGGTTTTTTTTATGCAAGAGTTTGGGTTTGGGGTGGTTGCATATATTGCCCTGATAGTTTGTGCGTTGATTTTGCTCTATGAACAATGGTTAGTCAGTAGGGATTTCAAAAATATCCCCAAAGCCTTTTTTGTCACAAATGGTTATTTGGGCTTTGTGTTTTTGTGTGGCGTAATGCTTGATTGAGGAGTGAATAGAATGGAATTTTTAAGAGAGTGTCGAGAGTGTGGTATTGAAACCCGAATCGTTGAGAGTGCATTAAAAGTCGATGTCAGACAGGTTGAAAAAATTGGCGGAGAGACTTATGAGGAATATATCCAGCTCAATAGAGTGCAGGAGAGTGGGATTGAAAGATGGCTCAAACACGCTAAGGGTAGGGATTATGATGGAGATGAATTGATGCTTGATTTGCTTGTCGAGATGTTCAAAAAGATAGAAAAACTAGAAAAAATGCTCGCACAAACTCAAGACAATCTGCTAACTTTGCATCAGCAGATCACAACTTCTCATATTGGGCATGGGGTGCTGTGCTTCCAAGAATCGGTTTTGAAAAAGGGCGGGATTTATTATGGTCGTTTGTTTTTGCCGTTTTTCCAGAAAAAATTATGCCCTGCTATTTACAAGCCCATAGTGCACAAATTGCAAAAATTATCAAAATGGGTGACTCAAATACGCGACAATATGACACTTATGTAGTAGAATGCGAGCGTATTGGAATTCGTGCTAGAAGAGAGGGATAATGAATGATATGGATTGAGCAAAATTTGGGGATTGTGTTTAGTGTTTTGATTGGCATTGCATCGTTCCTTATTTTGCTTTATGTCCATATCAAAGATTCGGAAACTTCCAAGCGTTTGGATAAGTTTGAAATCTCTATAGACAATCTGCACGATGAGGTCTATAAGCTTCAAAAAATGATCAAAAAAATACAAGGGGAACAAGAGGAGAAACACTTGAGATTGTCCATCAAGTGGAGGCTCAAACCAAAGATATGATTTCCACTTCACTCAGTCGCACTTATGAGCATTTGGAGAGTATCGAACAAAGGGTGAATGATGAAATCAAGGTCGCGGTGGATAATTTGAGTAACCTTGATGATAAGATTAGAGGTTTGGAATTTTCTCAGCAATGCAAATGGCGTCGATGAGAAAAGATTTTGAGCCTCATTGATGAAGGAAGAAGTGTGGATTATATTGCCAAAGCTTTGGGGATCACAAGGGGTGAGGTGGAGCTTTTTTTGCAACTTTCAAATATCACTTATAAAGGTTAAATCAAATGAATAAAAAAATCTCAAGAATCTTTGGAAAATTTGCCTCCTATCCCTTTCCGACGCAAATCCCAGCAAAACATCAATCAAGCCTATGTCAAGCTTTTCAAACTTGATATGAGCGAGTTTGATGATCCCAAAAATTACAAACGCTCAATGCTCTTTTTACGCGTGAGCTCAAGAAGCATCGTGCGTTTGATCAATCTCAAGATGTTTTGATTGCACCTTGTGATTCTTGTGTGATGGAGCAGGGGAGGGTCGAGCACAATAAGGCATTGCAAATCAAAAAGATGACTTATTGTGTGAGCGAGTTTTTGGGCGAGGTGATCGATCAAGGATATTCTTATCTGAATCTTATCTTTCTCCTAGAGATTATCATCGTTTCCACGCCCCTTGCGATATGGAGATCGTGGAAGTTAGATATTTATGGAGGGGAACTTCTGCCTGTCAATCCCCCTCATTGCGTAAGAATCATAATTTGTTTATTCGCAATGAGCGTGTGGTGGTCGTCGCACGAGATAAAAATGGTAAGCTTTTGTATTATGTGGCGGTGGGGGCGTTGAATGTGGGGCAGATTGTTTTGCATTTTGAGCCGCGATTGCAGACAAATGCCAAAGCAAATGAAAATCTCCATTTTGTCTATGAAACCCCGATCGCACTGAAAAAGGGGGTCGAGATGGGAATGTTCAAAATGGGTTCAACGATTGTGTTGTTTGCTCAAGGCATTGATTCTCAAGTGCAAACTCATCAGAAAATTAGATTTGGTGATAGAATCGCCATTTTTTAATCGGAGATTTTTATGCAGAACAAAATCAGAGCTTTGATTGATAGACTTGATGGGTTGCTTGTGGCACATTATTATCAAAAAGACGAAATAGTTCAGATTGCAGATTTGTGTGGGGATAGCTTGGAGCTTGCGCGCAAGGCGAGTGAAAGCTCAAAAAGTTTGATTGTGTTTTGTGGGGTGGGGTTTATGGGGCAGAGTGTCAAGATTTTGGCTCCCCAAAAGCGTGTGATTATGCCAAAAATCGCCTGTTGCTCAATGGCAAGAATGATTGATAGTGAATATTATGATGAAAGTCTTGCATTGATGGAGGAGTATGGAATCAGCAGAAATGAGATTTTCCCTATGACTTATATCAATTCTAGTGCAGAAGTCAAAGCAAAAGTAGGGGAAATGGGGGGAGTGGTTTGCACGAGTGCGAATGCGGGGAAAATCTTTGAATACGCCCAAAAACAAGGCAAAAAAATCTTTTTTTTGCCTGATCGGTGTTTGGGGCTGAATCTTGCAGATAAATATCACATCAAATCGGCAGTTTTGGGGGTTTCTAGCAAGGAGGAGGTGCTTGAGGCTAGCGTGATTTGCTACAATGGATTTTGCTCTGTGCATCAGCTTTTTACCCTCAAAGATATTGAGTTTTCGTGAAAAATTCCCTGATATTTTGATCGTCACACATCCTGAATGCACTCCTGAAGTGGTGCGAAATTCTGACTTTGTGGGCTCAACAAGTCAAATCATCGCTTATGTCCAATCTCTAAGCCCCAATCAAAGAGTGGCGATCGGAACGGAGTTTAATCTCGTCAATCGTTTGCGTCAGCCTTATAATGGGGTGAATTATACTTATGTGCTTTCTGCGACAAAGCCTGAATGCCCCACGATGAATGAAACTTCTCTTGAGGATATTTATAGGGTTTTGCAAGCTTACAAAATTGGTGAATTTTGCAATGAGATTAAGATTTCTCAAGAGACTGCGGTGTTTGCAAAAAAGGCTTTGGATAAGATGATGGAACTCTCGCTATGAGCTTAGGGCAGAAATATTTCTCACAGCAGATTCAAGCATTTTTGCAAGAGGCTCTAGATGAGGATTGGGGGAGGGGGGATTTGTTTGAATTGATTGCTCAAGATAGGGAAGTTCAAGCAAAAATCATTGCCAAGAGTAGTGGGATTTTTTCGGGCGAAAAGTATCTTGGTGTTTTGTGTGGAATGGTGGGGGTTGGTTGCAAGTTTGAAAGACACGATTGTGAGGCTTTCAGAGAGGGGGACACTCTAGTGGAGTTGAGCGGTAGTAGTGTTATGATTTTGAAAATCGAGCGTGTCGCACTCAATATTTTGCAACATAGTAGTGGTATCGCAACTCAAACTCATACATACGCCCAAAAATCAAAGATTATCCTGCAAAACTTTTGGACACACGCAAAACACGCCCATTACTTAGGGCATTGGAAAAGTATTCTGTGCGGAATGGTGGGGGATTCAATCATCGTTTTGGGCTAGATGATGCACTGATGCTCAAAGACACACATCTAAAATGTATTCAAAATCTTGCAAAATGTATCAAAGAAGCAAGGGACAAACTGCCGATGACAACCAAAATCGAAATAGAATGTGCGAATCTGCAAGAGTGCCGAAGTGCTTTTGAGGCAGGGGCAGATGTCGTGATGTGTGACAATATGGAGCCTGTGGAGATTGCAGAAGTTGTGAGGCTAAGGAATGATTGCTATATATTTTTAAGCAAGTGGAAATATTACTTTGGATAATATCCAAGAAATGCCAAAACAGGCGTGGATTATCTCTCAAGCGGGAGTTTGATACATCAGGCAACTTGGTTGGATTTGAGTTTGAAAATTTTGTAGTTTGCTTGTGGTTTTGATATACCTGTTGAGGTTTGTGGAGATAAAATTTATCTACGCAAAGTCTAAGTGCCTTTGACATCTTGTGCAGGTTTTGCGAAAACTCATATCAAATATCGTTTCCCTTTTTCTTACAAGAAGCATCAGGTGAAGCTTAAAAATAGATTTGCTATGCTTGAGAAGTTTGAAATGCCACAAGGTGATAGGTATTTAAAATCTGTGATTAAAAAATGTAAGTTGAGATATAATAAAGACAATACAAAAATGTTTTGACGAAAGTTAATCAAATTGATAAAAGAAATCCTTCTAGATTATTTTGAAACCAAAGGAATATAATGCTTTTTTCTTATCCACTAGATTGCGATTTGCTTAGATTGAAAAAGAAGGCATTAAAAAGGCAACTTTTAGATTCTCTAACAGATTCTAGCATACAAAAAAATATTGCTATTTTGGGTGGTTCTAGCACGAAAGAAGTGCGTGATATGCTTGAGTTGTTCTTGCTTGAAGCGTGCCTAAATTTTATGAGAGTCAATACAATAAATTTTATGAAGATGCGATTTTTGAAAATGATGAACTAGATGCCTTTAAGCCAGATATAATCTATATTCATACAACTTTTTTTAATTTGCGTTTTGATCATACCGAATTTGAAAAATATCAAAATATTTGGCAGAGTTTAGATAAAAAATATCAATGTGCTATAATCCAAAACAATTTTGAATTACCACCCTATAGAATTTATGGCAATCTTGATGCGACTTTATCAAATGCAAAAACTCATTATATCAATGCTTTAAATGCTGATTTTAATAAAACTATTTGTGAGACATCAAACCTTTATCTCCACGATATTTGCTATCTTTCTGCAATGTTAGGATTAGAAAAATGGTATGACTTCTCTTTGTATGCAAGGACAAAATATGCCCTAAGTCTTGATTGCATACCCCATTTGGCGTGGAGTCTTAGTCATATCATTAAAGCAATTTTTGGAATCAGCAAAAAAGCTTTAGTGCTTGATTTGGATAATACACTTTGGGGCGGTGTGATTGGTGATGATGGCTTAGAAGGCATACAAATTGGGACAGAAACGGCACTTGCAGAAAGCTATACCTATTTTCAACAATATGTTAAAGAGTTAAAAGAACGCGGTGTTATATAAAGCGTGTGTTCCAAAAATGATATGGAAAAAAAATGGTTTTAGTCATCCTGATTGCATTCTTAAGTTAAAGGATTTTGCAAGTTTTCAGGCAAATTGGGATTTGAAAAGTGAAAATCAAAACAAGCACAATTCCATAACTTAATTAGAAAATTAAAAATCCAACAAAAAAATCAAAAAATTGGAGGTGAACCCCACTATAGGATTAGAAAATGTATTTGATTTTATTACACATATTGATAGAAATGGTTATTTTGAAAGTGTTTTTGTTTCACAAGAAGATATTGATAGAAATGCCTATTATGAGCAAAATAAAGCAAGAGATGAGGGCAGTAACAACATTTGCACATTATGAAGATTTTTTGCAAAGTTTGCAAATGAAAGCAGAGATTAAGCCATTTCATACGCTTTATATGGAACGCATTGCACAACTCACTAACAAAACAAATCAGTTTAATCTCACCACCAAACGCTACACTCAAGCAGAATTAGAATCCATTGCCAAGAATCCTAATTTCATTACACTTTATGGGAGACTATGCGATCGTTTCGGTGATAATGGATTAATTGCATTGCTAGTAGCAAGAATTGTGCAAAATTGTGCCCATATTGATTTATGGCTTATGAGTTGTCGTG
This window contains:
- a CDS encoding motility associated factor glycosyltransferase family protein — protein: MSRDAFVLELSSPFVGNAGVALASALGSDVILCGLDCGYIEGHSKHAQGSYYGDEGVQIPKDAFEVRGNKDKKVFSNAIYALSSKMMSLAFGYYKPNLVLNLGSGAWIEGSMSVEVGSFSLKEKTKDEKQKAIEQIKSMFAPNVDSVDFGASCNRVFDFVQELREILRTHITTKPELFALIDRINAKCFAKSASDPFVGILLEGSVYQMLQNLMMCVLHYPHLDISKLYVRCVDEVLIALDKMAMRLKMML
- the asd gene encoding archaetidylserine decarboxylase (Phosphatidylserine decarboxylase is synthesized as a single chain precursor. Generation of the pyruvoyl active site from a Ser is coupled to cleavage of a Gly-Ser bond between the larger (beta) and smaller (alpha chains). It is an integral membrane protein.): MCERVFGRGDRSRIFLSESYLSPRDYHRFHAPCDMEIVEVRYLWRGTSACQSPSLRKNHNLFIRNERVVVVARDKNGKLLYYVAVGALNVGQIVLHFEPRLQTNAKANENLHFVYETPIALKKGVEMGMFKMGSTIVLFAQGIDSQVQTHQKIRFGDRIAIF
- a CDS encoding beta/alpha barrel domain-containing protein, whose protein sequence is MSLGQKYFSQQIQAFLQEALDEDWGRGDLFELIAQDREVQAKIIAKSSGIFSGEKYLGVLCGMVGVGCKFERHDCEAFREGDTLVELSGSSVMILKIERVALNILQHSSGIATQTHTYAQKSKIILQNFWTHAKHAHYLGHWKSILCGMVGDSIIVLG